A single genomic interval of Vulpes vulpes isolate BD-2025 chromosome 3, VulVul3, whole genome shotgun sequence harbors:
- the CDR2 gene encoding cerebellar degeneration-related protein 2 produces MLAENLVEEFEMKEDEPWYDHQDLQQDLQLAAELGKTLLDRNTELEDSLQQMYTTNQEQLQEIEYLTKQVELLRQMNEQHAKVYEQLDVTARELEETNQKLVADSKASQQKIVSLTETIECLQTNIDHLQSQVEELKSSGQRRRSQGKCDQEKPAPSFSCLKELYDLRQHFVYDHVFAEKITSLQSQQSPDEEENEHLKKTVTMLQAQLSLERQKRVTMEEEYGLVLKENSELEQQLGATDAYRARALELEAEVAEMRQMLQSEHPFVNGVEKLVPDSLFIPFKEHSQSLLEEMFLPVSEAHRKPLKRSSSETVLSSLAGGDIVRGHEETCIRRAKAVKQRGISLLHEVDTQYSALKVKYEELLRKCQQEEDSLSHKAVQTSRALAKETQPEPDTSSWEPASATPEPVSSPTTTTPPEYKALFKEIFSCIKKTKQEIDEQRTKYRSLSSHS; encoded by the exons ATCTCCAACTTGCTGCTGAACTTGGGAAGACATTACTGGATCGGAACACAGAGTTAGAAGATTCTCTTCAGCAGATGTACACAACCAATCAGGAGCAGTTACAGGAAATTGAG TATCTGACCAAGCAGGTGGAGCTTCTACGGCAGATGAATGAACAGCATGCAAAGGTTTATGAGCAATTAGATGTCACAGCAAGGGAACtggaagaaacaaatcaaaagctAGTTGCTGACAGCAAGGCCTCACAGCAAAAGATTGTGAG TCTGACTGAAACAATCGAATGTCTACAAACCAACATTGATCACCTTCAGAGCCAGGTGGAGGAGTTGAAGTCATCTGGCCAaaggaggaggagccagggaaAATGTGACCAGGAGAAACCGGCGCCCAGCTTCTCATGTCTGAAGGAACTGTACGATCTCCGCCA ACACTTTGTGTATGATCATGTGTTTGCTGAGAAGATCACTTCCTTGCAAAGTCAGCAAAGCcctgatgaagaagaaaatgagcatTTGAAGAAAACAGTGACGATGTTACAGGCCCAGCTGAGCCTGGAGCGGCAAAAGCGGGTGACCATGGAGGAGGAATATGGGCTTGTGCTCAAGGAGAACAGTGAGCTGGAACAGCAGCTGGGAGCCACTGATGCCTACCGAGCGCGGGCGCTGGAATTGGAGGCTGAGGTGGCAGAGATGCGGCAGATGCTGCAGTCAGAGCATCCTTTTGTGAATGGGGTTGAGAAGCTGGTGCCAGACTCTCTGTTCATCCCTTTCAAAGAACACAGCCAGAGCCTGCTGGAGGAGATGTTCCTGCCTGTGTCGGAAGCACACAGAAAGCCTCTCAAGCGCAGCAGCAGTGAGACAGTGCTAAGCAGCTTGGCAGGGGGGGACATCGTGAGGGGCCACGAGGAGACCTGCATTCGGAGGGCCAAGGCTGTGAAGCAGAGAGGCATCTCCCTTCTGCACGAAGTGGACACTCAGTATAGCGCCCTGAAGGTAAAGTATGAGGAGCTGCTGAGGAAGTGCCAGCAGGAAGAGGACTCCCTGTCCCACAAGGCTGTGCAGACCTCCAGGGCACTGGCCAAAGAGACCCAGCCTGAGCCCGACACCAGCAGCTGGGAGCCAGCCTCTGCTACCCCAGAGCCTGTCagttcccccaccaccaccacacctcCAGAATATAAAGCGCTTTTTAAGGAGATCTTTAGTTGCATCAAGAAAACTAAGCAAGAAATAGATGAACAGAGAACAAAATACCGATCTCTTTCCTCTCATTCCTAA